One genomic window of Monodelphis domestica isolate mMonDom1 chromosome 1, mMonDom1.pri, whole genome shotgun sequence includes the following:
- the LOC103093381 gene encoding major histocompatibility complex class I-related gene protein-like precursor (The RefSeq protein has 3 substitutions compared to this genomic sequence), with protein MASKRRKKRRRASLSSLLLFLGVLSLMETQAAHHKHMIQFTMVGTGSSLLEYFIVDFLDDVQVFSFNKYNHQLIAKEAWISQVLGAKFIEDTWQKLVDHEKSFLWFLRKLMQNSTKSDMNHTVQLFILCEIERNNQLGNEIQIAVNGQDFCWLDEKYGDWFIMVPEAEPFKPILTSNLWTTQRKHYMQEYCIDTMKKILQHSSIKKNVPPEVTVSYHEAMDGITTLSCSATGFYPSSILLHWQKKEKKIVVGKESSSGLLPNADSTFYQRVFIELPPEETGTNYDCVVEHIELGTPKVYPAHVKSSKKRSRTLTLAILGVVILVLSSIASFIMWHKIKTGYSIHECVTIEDIQLDLQGH; from the exons ATGgccagcaaaagaagaaagaaaagaaggagggcaTCTCTCTCATCCTTGCTGCTCTTTCTGGGGGTGCTCTCTCTAATGGAGACCCAGGCAG CTCACCACAAACACATGATACAGTTCACAACGGTGGGCACAGGAAGCTCCCTCTTGGAATACTTTATTGTGGACTTTCTGGATGATGTACAGGTGTTCTCCTTTAACAAATATAATCATCAGCTCATAGCCAAGGAGGCCTGGATCTCACAGGTCCTGGGGGCCAAGTTCATAGAGGACACTTGGCAGAAGTTAGTGGACCACGAGAAGAGTTTCCTATGGTTCCTGAGGAAGCTGATGCAGAACAGCACCAAGAGTGACA TGAACCACACAGTGCAACTCTTCATACTTTGTGAAATTGAGAGGAACAACCAGCTAGGAAATGAAATCCAGATTGCTGTGAATGGTCAGGATTTTTGCTGGCTGGATGAGAAGTATGGCGATTGGTTTATCATGGTGCCTGAGGCCGAGCCCTTCAAACCCATTCTGACAAGTAACCTGTGGACCACTCAGAGGAAGCACTACATGCAAGAATATTGTATTGACACCATGAAAAAAATCCTACAGCACTCCAGTATAAAGAAAAATG TGCCCCCTGAGGTGACGGTGTCCTATCATGAAGCCATGGATGGCATTACCACTCTCTCCTGCTCTGCCACTGGCTTCTATCCCAGCTCTATCCTGTTGCACTggcagaaagaggagaagaaaattgTGGTTGGGAAGGAAAGTTCCAGTGGGCTCTTGCCCAATGCCGATTCCACTTTCTACCAACGAGTCTTCATTGAGCTCCCACCAGAGGAAACGGGGACCAATTATGACTGTGTAGTAGAACATATTGAGCTGGGGACACCAAAAGTATACCCTG tcCATGTGAAATCTTCTAAAAAGAGGTCTCGGACTTTGACTCTGGCcatcctgggtgttgtcattttgGTTTTGAGCTCTATTGCCTCCTTCATCATGTGGCATAAAATAAAGACAG GCTACAGCATCCATGAGTGTGTTACAATAGAAG ACATTCAACTGGACCTTCAAGGACACTAG